From a single Apium graveolens cultivar Ventura chromosome 2, ASM990537v1, whole genome shotgun sequence genomic region:
- the LOC141706403 gene encoding transcription factor MYB36-like produces the protein MGRAPCCDKENVKRGPWSPEEDAKLKSYIETFGTGNNWIALPQKIGLKRCGKSCRLRWLNYLRPDIKHGGFSEEEDNIICSLYISIGSRWSIIAAQLPGRTDNDIKNYWNTKLKKKLLGKRKNYHINSPSASSSKDTKLADHAVEDNTLSNSAMERLQLHMQLQNLQNPYSLFSNPAVWPKMNPLQEKMIQTLQTFNNINSNPLIQPTMIPHPGQAQNVQLFEPVMEHQIMPTSSLNVPDSYFVPKSDADQSNFGVQSVSTFQPELDGFLNNNNAVGMGEFDCFKEIEGSSKDSMMWWPNDQFDTNSASTSNSWDSTSTHHHQSDQLYQDFALRYNV, from the exons ATGGGTAGAGCTCCATGCTGTGACAAAGAGAACGTGAAGAGAGGTCCATGGTCACCTGAAGAAGATGCCAAGCTCAAGTCTTATATTGAAACGTTTGGCACTGGCAATAACTGGATTGCTCTTCCCCAGAAAATTG GGTTGAAGAGATGTGGGAAAAGTTGTAGATTGAGATGGTTGAATTACTTAAGGCCTGACATCAAGCATGGAGGATTCTCCGAAGAAGAGGACAACATCATATGCAGCCTCTATATCAGTATTGGCAGCAG GTGGTCTATTATTGCTGCTCAATTACCTGGAAGAACTGACAATGATATTAAAAACTACTGGAATACCAAACTCAAGAAAAAGTTGCTTGGAAAGCGCAAAAACTATCACATCAATTCGCCATCCGCCTCTTCGAGTAAGGACACGAAACTTGCAGATCACGCTGTAGAAGATAACACCTTGAGCAACTCTGCTATGGAAAGGCTTCAGCTCCATATGCAGCTTCAGAACCTTCAAAACCCTTATTCACTGTTCAGTAATCCTGCAGTTTGGCCCAAGATGAACCCTCTTCAAGAAAAGATGATCCAAACCCTTCAAACTTTTAACAACATCAACTCAAACCCTTTGATTCAACCTACGATGATTCCTCATCCCGGCCAAGCCCAAAATGTTCAGCTCTTTGAACCAGTGATGGAACATCAAATCATGCCAACTTCAAGCTTAAATGTTCCAGACTCATATTTTGTCCCGAAATCAGATGCAGATCAATCAAATTTTGGAGTTCAATCAGTGTCGACGTTCCAGCCTGAGCTTGATGGATTTCTAAACAACAACAATGCAGTGGGGATGGGTGAGTTTGATTGTTTTAAGGAAATAGAAGGTTCTTCTAAAGATAGCATGATGTGGTGGCCTAATGATCAGTTTGACACGAATTCTGCATCGACGTCCAATTCTTGGGACTCTACATCAACTCATCATCATCAGTCTGATCAATTATACCAAGACTTTGCTTTGAGATACAATGTGTAG
- the LOC141706404 gene encoding uncharacterized protein LOC141706404: MAEEYALGDYGTGYSKSMAKNSVNQVNVHQQTYRAKNEDKQSGSYERFTGKDKAVCGEPFVDRSGNRGYKNEHTTSATYKVGDKSGYTEYYHEDRVKHVAFDKSSNSNNKGVGYYSKYNKY; the protein is encoded by the coding sequence ATGGCAGAAGAATACGCTCTTGGTGACTATGGTACCGGTTACTCAAAGTCCATGGCCAAAAACAGTGTAAACCAGGTGAACGTGCATCAGCAGACATACCGTGCTAAGAATGAGGACAAGCAGAGTGGGAGCTATGAGCGTTTCACTGGTAAGGACAAGGCAGTGTGTGGCGAACCGTTTGTGGATAGGTCTGGAAATCGTGGCTACAAGAATGAGCACACCACTTCTGCTACCTACAAAGTTGGTGATAAAAGCGGCTACACTGAGTACTACCATGAGGACAGGGTGAAGCATGTTGCCTTTGATAAgagcagcaacagcaacaacaaagGTGTTGGGTACTACTCAAAATACAACAAGTATTAA
- the LOC141708777 gene encoding uncharacterized protein LOC141708777, which yields MAGMYSDSDDEDCAVGYIGTIYSVPNTKSGGHSGYGTSYSKSMTLSGGSQVNVHQQTYRAKNEDKQSGSYERFTAKDKAVSGEPFVDRSGNRGYKDEHTKSATYKVGDKSGYTEYYREERVKHVEFDKSSSSNKKAVGYYPKYNRY from the coding sequence ATGGCAGGAATGTATTCAGATTCGGATGATGAAGATTGTGCTGTTGGTTACATAGGTACCATTTACTCAGTGCCCAACACGAAAAGCGGAGGGCATTCAGGCTATGGCACCAGTTACTCAAAGTCCATGACGCTGAGTGGTGGGAGTCAGGTGAATGTGCATCAGCAGACATACCGTGCTAAGAATGAGGACAAACAGAGCGGGAGCTATGAGCGTTTCACTGCCAAGGACAAGGCTGTCTCTGGTGAACCCTTTGTGGATAGGTCTGGGAATCGAGGTTACAAGGATGAGCACACCAAATCTGCTACCTACAAAGTCGGTGACAAAAGCGGCTATACTGAGTACTACCGCGAGGAGAGGGTGAAGCATGTCGAATTCGATaaaagcagcagcagcaacaagAAAGCAGTTGGGTACTACCCAAAATACAACAGGTATTAG